Proteins co-encoded in one Chroicocephalus ridibundus chromosome 6, bChrRid1.1, whole genome shotgun sequence genomic window:
- the GPR17 gene encoding uracil nucleotide/cysteinyl leukotriene receptor, with amino-acid sequence MNGPADPSSLLLNCSNQSKFSLETSEQCGKETHLENILFATFYFLDFILAFVGNALALWLFVRDQKSGTPANVFLMHLAVADLSFVLVLPTRLVYHLSGNHWPFGEIPCRLTGFLFYLNMYASIYFLTCISVDRFLAIVHPVKSIKLRRSLYAHLACAFLWVIVGVAMAPLLLSVQTVKMKNTTVCLQLYREKASRHALVSLAVAFTFPFVTIMTCYLLIIQSLKGGNRVEKHLKEKAIKMIIMVLMIFLICFVPYHVNRYIYILHYNGTKTSCETQRLLALSNRITSCLTSLNGAFDPVMYFFVAEKFREALCNLFCAKTTVMLPQTYEGKTNESSLSAKSEL; translated from the coding sequence ATGAATGGCCCAGCAGATCCATCAAGCCTACTCTTGAATTGCTCAAATCAATCAAAGTTCTCTTTGGAAACGTCAGAGCAATGTGGCAAAGAGACACACCTCGAGAACATCCTTTTTGCCACTTTCTACTTCCTGGACTTCATCCTGGCTTTTGTTGGCAATGCCCTGGCTCTTTGGCTCTTCGTCCGGGACCAAAAGTCCGGCACACCTGCCAATGTTTTCCTGATGCATCTTGCTGTGGCTGACCTGTCCTTCGTGCTGGTACTTCCCACCCGGCTGGTGTACCATCTTTCTGGTAATCACTGGCCATTTGGTGAGATCCCATGCAGACTCACTGGCTTCCTTTTTTACCTCAACATGTATGCCAGTATCTACTTCCTCACGTGCATCAGCGTTGACCGTTTCCTAGCCATTGTGCACCCTGTGAAGTCCATCAAGCTCCGCAGGTCCCTTTATGCCCATTTGGCATGTGCCTTTCTATGGGTTATAGTTGGGGTTGCAATGGCACCTCTGCTGCTCAGTGTGCAGACTGTCAAGATGAAAAACACAACCGTCTGCCTGCAGCTCTACAGAGAAAAGGCATCACGTCATGCCCTTGTGTCCTTAGCAGTGGCATTCACCTTCCCATTTGTTACTATAATGACTTGCTACTTATTAATCATCCAGAGCCTGAAGGGTGGAAACAGAGTTGAGAAACACCTGAAGGAAAAAGCTATCAAAATGATCATCATGGTCCTGATGATCTTTTTGATTTGCTTTGTACCTTACCATGTCAATCGCTACATTTATATTCTCCATTACAACGGGACCAAAACTTCCTGTGAAACGCAGCGTCTTCTAGCCCTCAGTAACCGCATCACTTCCTGCCTCACAAGTCTAAATGGTGCCTTTGACCCAGTCATGTATTTCTTTGTAGCTGAGAAATTCCGTGAGGCTTTGTGCAATCTGTTTTGTGCTAAGACAACTGTAATGTTGCCTCAAACATATGAGGGTAAGACAAACGAAAGTTCACTAAGCGCTAAATCTGAACTGTGA